A stretch of the Capsicum annuum cultivar UCD-10X-F1 chromosome 8, UCD10Xv1.1, whole genome shotgun sequence genome encodes the following:
- the LOC107879695 gene encoding WRKY transcription factor 18, whose amino-acid sequence MDTNLGDKTFSIDLNTNPSLHNTSRSPHDTLDEKLVRMREENKKLVTMLTTLCENYNSLHSHLIELLQKYFSHNEEDNFKFFLRKRKAEGECCENNSDIHFEEASPKRPREITTNVSTVCVKTNPSDQTSLVKDGYNWRKYGQKVTRDNPYPRAYYKCSFAPTCPVKKKVQRSIEDPSILVAVYEGEHNHPHPSQAEITVPLLNQGVTTDPTFLNKLMEEIDTNSLQQHLVEQMASSLTSSPSFTAAVAAAISGKIFEYDLPFK is encoded by the exons ATGGATACCAATTTGGGAGACAAAACATTTTCTATTGACCTCAACACAAACCCCTCATTGCACAACACCAGTAGAAGTCCG CATGACACGTTGGATGAAAAGTTGGTTAGGATGAGAGAAGAGAACAAAAAACTTGTAACAATGCTAACTACTTTGTGCGAAAACTACAATTCATTGCACTCTCACCTAATTGAGTTGCTGCAGAAATACTTCAGTCATAATGAAGAGgacaatttcaaattttttttaaggaaaagaaAGGCTGAAGGAGAATGTTGTGAGAATAATTCAGACATCCATTTTGAAGAAGCATCACCAAAGAGGCCAAGAGAAATCACAACCAATGTTTCAACTGTTTGCGTTAAAACCAATCCCTCCGATCAAACCTCG TTGGTGAAGGATGGATATAACTGGAGAAAATATGGTCAAAAAGTGACAAGAGATAATCCTTATCCAAGAGCCTACTACAAGTGTTCATTTGCACCAACATGTCCAGTCAAGAAGAAG GTACAAAGAAGTATTGAAGATCCATCAATTTTAGTAGCTGTATATGAAGGGGAGCACAACCACCCTCACCCATCCCAAGCTGAAATAACAGTGCCATTACTCAACCAAGGTGTTACAACAGATCCAACATTTTTGAACAAATTAATGGAAGAGATTGACACAAATTCACTGCAGCAACATTTAGTCGAACAAATGGCGTCTTCCTTGACTAGCAGCCCTAGTTTCACTGCTGCAGTTGCTGCGGCCATCTCTGGAAAGATTTTCGAATATGATTTACCTTTCAAATAA